A region from the Thermoplasmatales archaeon genome encodes:
- a CDS encoding flagellar assembly protein J: MDEVIRLGKFSNIEFKKNDVFMILAASAMAGVFLGLYLIFNSMLTIILTIVAILAMVGMVLKPIIDRDAKRANINANIPFFVTSLATLSTSGANRISVLDILSKKEKIGMIKDDLTKIVNLVMNWKRGLSEAANVVARKTPSDLFADFLDRFGQALDSGQDFIEFVNLETDAVMSNFETAYISALATFDIYKDMYVSLLLAFAFLIAFILIMPVLIPINILLLLAFSLITVSLGEFMLLYGIKMVLPNDPIWHGTGIKTELQKTMEKRFIIAGIISGLILLVFLVTKIAYIIPFYFTATSVVTPFAWPSIVGSRLEKTIGKKDDMFGSFMRSLSGSASARGNMIIDAMKSMIVHDFGMMTKDVKNLYKRLVYRIDSLIAWRNFSADTGSHLIELFTESFVESVELGAEASSAGNIVSTNVDKITRLRRRRRLSVNTFTGVIYGITGGLAFSLAISFGILEIIDKVFKQFAISGLATYGIFFSPPAATILSIEIFLFAILFIHAAISGISMKIADGGRKLHGIHHIVIMMWIISIVVYGTLLITSTLLGSSF; this comes from the coding sequence ATGGATGAAGTAATCAGGCTGGGGAAATTCTCCAACATAGAGTTCAAGAAAAACGATGTTTTCATGATACTGGCAGCTTCGGCAATGGCCGGAGTATTCCTTGGCCTTTATCTCATTTTCAACTCAATGCTTACTATTATCCTCACGATTGTAGCAATACTTGCCATGGTCGGCATGGTACTGAAACCCATAATAGACCGGGACGCAAAACGCGCTAACATAAATGCAAACATACCATTTTTCGTTACCTCGCTTGCAACCCTTTCAACTAGCGGTGCAAACAGGATTAGTGTACTTGATATCCTATCGAAGAAAGAGAAGATCGGGATGATCAAAGACGACCTGACGAAAATCGTCAATCTTGTGATGAACTGGAAGAGGGGTTTGTCTGAAGCCGCTAACGTTGTTGCAAGGAAAACACCAAGCGACCTCTTTGCTGATTTCCTTGACAGGTTCGGCCAGGCTCTCGACAGCGGGCAGGATTTCATAGAGTTCGTCAATCTCGAAACAGACGCCGTAATGAGCAACTTTGAGACAGCCTACATATCGGCTCTGGCAACATTCGATATATACAAGGATATGTATGTCTCACTGCTCCTGGCTTTCGCCTTCCTGATAGCGTTCATACTGATCATGCCGGTGCTGATACCCATAAACATACTCCTTCTGCTTGCATTCAGCCTTATTACCGTTTCACTGGGAGAATTTATGCTCCTTTACGGCATAAAAATGGTGCTGCCAAACGACCCAATATGGCACGGAACAGGAATAAAGACCGAACTACAGAAAACAATGGAGAAGAGGTTCATCATAGCCGGAATTATATCCGGCCTAATCCTCCTCGTTTTCCTGGTTACCAAGATCGCCTACATCATACCATTCTATTTCACGGCAACTTCCGTTGTAACGCCATTTGCCTGGCCAAGTATAGTGGGGTCCAGACTGGAAAAGACTATCGGGAAGAAGGACGACATGTTCGGAAGCTTCATGCGATCCCTTTCGGGATCGGCATCCGCCAGGGGAAACATGATCATAGACGCCATGAAATCCATGATAGTACATGACTTTGGGATGATGACCAAGGACGTGAAGAACCTGTACAAGCGTCTTGTGTACAGGATCGACAGCCTCATTGCGTGGAGGAACTTCAGCGCAGATACCGGTTCACATCTCATCGAACTGTTCACGGAGTCATTTGTGGAGAGCGTCGAACTTGGTGCAGAAGCATCCTCTGCAGGTAATATTGTCAGCACAAACGTTGACAAGATAACCAGGCTGAGAAGGAGGAGGAGGCTTTCAGTCAACACGTTCACCGGTGTAATATACGGAATAACTGGTGGGCTTGCATTCTCGCTTGCAATTTCATTTGGCATCCTGGAGATTATAGACAAGGTGTTCAAGCAGTTCGCGATCTCCGGACTTGCCACATACGGCATATTTTTCAGCCCGCCGGCAGCTACTATACTCAGCATCGAGATCTTCCTGTTTGCTATTCTTTTCATCCACGCGGCCATATCTGGCATATCGATGAAAATAGCTGATGGAGGGAGAAAACTCCACGGGATACACCATATTGTCATAATGATGTGGATAATCTCCATAGTGGTTTACGGAACGCTCCTGATAACATCAACGCTTCTCGGTTCGTCTTTCTGA
- a CDS encoding conjugative coupling factor TraD, SXT/TOL subfamily, with protein sequence MYEYSPSISVNDRHYTIGKGLNIGHAVGGSGIFLPPEDLAGHMLVTGKTGSGKSSFVGMVMEQLSEREGCNIILLDPHGKLAEDFVVANRSKELVYISPRIVESGKLQVGIQMNGIIRGDGDNPENSLGWVRELFSHETALSNNTWGPRLEVIFRSLLSEMVKQRPDSNLSDLAAILTNQSDLRSLLRQSTNVAIREFLEMQMKDWRNWNQYVSSALNKLLPIISSRSVSTLISSRKDSFDLKGSIESGNHAFVIEISKTSMPEDTSRILTSIFLQRFWSEYLSLGKSIETYVIVDECQLVESNLLERLLSEGRKYGLKLILITQSIGLLGNWRRNAILSNVRNFTSFPVSDEDAQALSRTISVGRREKEFVNALKNQELHRAIIWSQGDEGISGPLSFSPVQLPQSNEPKNFIEIVNRSILKFGSPFISERRVETETGRHSRLIGIMEAYLSGKKIPLIVNQKVNGMIPDGLLTVNGTEYILEAECSDLDNFYRIFRKIKAYQNRKVVFLTYAEDADRLFLLLTGAFKVMMKRSAVLEVPIYRENDTIYFRDIKDYLERTFIIAVDQEGPKFYDGLKLRRFFASSLSRHAGLTGIFSRLDYGELRAALYKSIVHTGYPYIMKSDLEKMTLFDQVKVTEAAEMFGKRPFIMLSDLFIKVS encoded by the coding sequence ATGTATGAATACAGCCCTTCGATTTCTGTGAATGACAGGCATTATACAATCGGTAAGGGATTGAACATAGGACATGCGGTGGGTGGGTCAGGAATCTTTCTGCCGCCAGAAGACCTTGCTGGGCATATGCTGGTGACCGGAAAAACCGGATCCGGCAAATCGTCATTCGTGGGGATGGTCATGGAACAGTTATCTGAAAGGGAAGGTTGTAACATAATCCTGCTGGACCCTCACGGGAAGCTAGCCGAGGATTTTGTGGTCGCGAATAGGTCAAAGGAACTGGTATACATTTCTCCCAGGATTGTTGAATCAGGAAAACTGCAGGTCGGCATACAGATGAACGGAATAATTCGAGGAGACGGGGACAACCCGGAGAACAGCCTCGGCTGGGTGAGGGAGTTATTCTCACATGAAACTGCGTTATCAAATAACACATGGGGGCCAAGACTGGAGGTCATATTCCGTTCACTTCTTTCGGAGATGGTGAAGCAGAGACCCGATTCCAACCTTTCAGACCTGGCAGCAATCCTTACCAATCAATCTGACCTGAGATCGCTTCTCAGACAATCCACCAATGTTGCGATCAGGGAATTCCTTGAGATGCAGATGAAGGACTGGAGAAACTGGAACCAGTATGTGTCAAGCGCCCTGAACAAGTTGCTTCCCATCATATCAAGCAGATCAGTTTCTACCCTTATATCGTCCAGGAAGGACTCTTTTGACTTGAAAGGATCAATAGAGAGCGGAAATCATGCATTTGTGATAGAGATTTCAAAAACCAGCATGCCGGAGGACACTTCCCGGATACTCACCTCGATATTCCTTCAACGCTTCTGGTCAGAATACCTTTCCCTAGGTAAAAGCATTGAAACCTATGTCATTGTGGACGAGTGCCAGCTTGTGGAATCAAACCTTCTTGAAAGATTGCTCAGCGAAGGAAGAAAATATGGGCTCAAGCTGATACTGATAACCCAATCCATAGGCCTCCTGGGCAACTGGCGCCGCAATGCCATACTGTCAAACGTCAGGAATTTTACCTCTTTTCCAGTTTCGGACGAGGATGCGCAGGCTCTGTCAAGAACTATCAGTGTGGGACGGAGGGAGAAGGAATTTGTGAATGCATTGAAGAACCAGGAACTTCACAGGGCGATTATCTGGTCGCAAGGCGATGAGGGAATATCCGGTCCCCTTAGTTTCAGCCCGGTTCAGCTCCCGCAAAGTAATGAACCCAAAAATTTCATCGAAATAGTTAATAGAAGCATACTGAAATTCGGCAGCCCTTTTATCAGCGAAAGACGTGTTGAGACTGAAACTGGCAGGCACAGCAGGTTAATTGGGATCATGGAGGCATACCTTTCAGGGAAAAAAATTCCTCTTATAGTAAACCAGAAGGTGAACGGCATGATTCCGGATGGTCTCTTAACTGTTAACGGTACAGAATATATACTGGAGGCAGAATGCTCGGATCTCGATAACTTTTACCGCATATTCAGGAAGATAAAGGCATACCAGAACAGGAAGGTAGTTTTCCTTACGTACGCTGAAGACGCTGACAGGCTCTTCCTGTTGCTGACGGGTGCGTTCAAGGTAATGATGAAGAGGTCAGCAGTCCTTGAAGTCCCAATCTACAGGGAGAATGACACAATTTATTTCAGGGATATCAAGGATTATCTGGAGAGAACATTCATAATAGCAGTGGATCAGGAAGGCCCGAAGTTTTACGACGGCCTGAAGCTGAGGAGGTTCTTCGCTTCCAGCCTTTCCCGTCATGCCGGTTTAACTGGGATCTTTTCAAGGCTTGATTACGGGGAATTACGTGCCGCACTCTATAAATCAATAGTCCATACCGGTTATCCATACATAATGAAGAGTGATCTTGAGAAAATGACCCTGTTCGATCAGGTGAAGGTAACGGAGGCAGCGGAAATGTTCGGTAAAAGGCCATTTATAATGCTTTCAGACCTATTCATAAAGGTTTCATGA
- a CDS encoding competence damage-inducible protein A — MEKIASIISVGNEILKGRTVNTNFAHIGRILTFAGYRVQRGYVCEDTTEGISETFREAVKHSEIVVSSGGLGPTFDDITVDSVARAFSLKMVKNDHITTILRNHYSSLNLPLTPEREKMAYLPEGAGYIENPVGIAPGVVVNVGSCRIILLPGVPTEMEALMGLAKDQYLYGGVYCEKSVIIENMMESTIAPVITAIMKKHDGAVYIKTHPLNSENILPKIEVEVSSYGSERIDCAELVTTAISEILKAAESLKGRHDDATTL, encoded by the coding sequence GTGGAAAAAATTGCATCAATAATATCTGTTGGAAACGAAATTCTAAAGGGCAGGACTGTCAACACGAACTTTGCACACATCGGTCGGATCCTGACATTCGCAGGTTATCGAGTCCAGAGAGGGTATGTGTGTGAAGACACAACGGAGGGTATTTCCGAGACATTCAGGGAAGCCGTCAAGCACAGTGAAATTGTGGTTTCTTCCGGTGGTCTTGGCCCAACGTTTGACGACATTACTGTTGATTCGGTGGCCAGGGCATTCTCCCTGAAGATGGTGAAAAATGATCATATCACTACAATACTTAGGAACCATTATTCGAGCCTCAACCTTCCGCTTACACCAGAGAGGGAAAAGATGGCATACCTTCCGGAAGGGGCTGGTTACATTGAAAACCCGGTAGGCATTGCACCCGGTGTGGTTGTAAACGTTGGATCGTGCAGGATTATCCTCCTCCCAGGGGTTCCTACTGAAATGGAAGCATTGATGGGGTTGGCAAAGGATCAGTACCTTTATGGTGGCGTATATTGCGAAAAATCTGTCATAATTGAGAACATGATGGAGAGCACCATTGCGCCTGTAATAACGGCTATAATGAAGAAACACGACGGAGCTGTTTATATAAAAACACACCCGTTGAACTCCGAAAATATCCTGCCCAAAATCGAGGTGGAAGTGTCCTCTTACGGTTCGGAGCGAATTGACTGCGCCGAATTGGTTACAACAGCAATCTCGGAAATATTGAAGGCTGCAGAATCGCTTAAGGGCAGGCATGATGATGCCACAACCTTATGA
- a CDS encoding manganese transport regulator MntR, with the protein MKEAINLTRRERDCVVTIQENGSPDFPVRLSEIAKIMRLKPPTVIEILKRLEAKRLVSREKGMVVLTEAGKESYHFIVNCHRILETLFVDSGIDLEEACKEVSAFDYMIDSVSVKKLSAFVGNPKACPHGKPII; encoded by the coding sequence ATGAAGGAAGCAATAAACCTTACGCGGAGGGAGAGAGACTGCGTGGTAACTATACAGGAAAACGGTTCCCCCGATTTTCCAGTGCGCCTTTCGGAAATTGCAAAAATTATGAGGCTGAAACCGCCAACAGTGATCGAGATTCTTAAGAGACTTGAAGCGAAAAGGCTTGTGAGCAGGGAGAAGGGAATGGTAGTGCTTACCGAAGCCGGAAAGGAAAGCTATCATTTCATAGTAAACTGCCATCGCATACTCGAAACCCTGTTTGTCGATAGCGGCATTGATCTTGAGGAAGCCTGCAAAGAAGTCAGTGCTTTTGATTATATGATTGATTCTGTTTCAGTGAAGAAGCTTTCGGCATTTGTGGGAAACCCGAAAGCGTGCCCACACGGAAAACCGATAATCTGA
- a CDS encoding putative fructoselysine transporter, which yields MTETEVVAEKSDRKLRTSLNTWDLLFLSLGGIIGSGWLFAAYAASSIAGPAAIISWIIGGVIVLIIAMNYAELGAMIPRSGAIVRYGQYSHGNMAGYFMAWAYFLSAVSVPAIEAEAVIEYANPYISGGSLLYNGVVLQPVGIFFAALLMVFFFFLNYWGIRIMGKTNTGMTWWKMILPLVTILLLVTVRFDVANFITLGSGATTSSGFMPYGFAPVMAAVATSGIVFSFLGFRQALDYGGESKTPQRSIPIATIGSVLIGILIYVLLQVAFIGAINFSSLHISAGQWNLLAPLANGSYTGGSTGPIASLNSAPFASIASSVGLVMLTYVLFADAYVSPSGTLNVYLGTSMRTLYGTAALGYLPEPLLKVDEKRRIPVMPLVISLIVGIIFFAPFPSWYKLVGFITSATVFTYLIGGPALRSLRRNAKELKRPFNLPGSAILAPLAFIGASLIVYWSGWPLVGELAIAIYLGLIVYAIFYFAKKKGDTTRKDIHTSKFIKAGLWVPVYIVVLSIESFLGESAYGGNNYVPYPYDLFMVIIVAIIFYFWAEHSGIRTEEIQEIVTLDSQFLKPEDEPFSARGGE from the coding sequence ATGACTGAAACAGAAGTTGTCGCGGAAAAGTCAGATAGGAAATTGAGAACGAGCCTTAATACATGGGATCTTCTCTTCCTTAGCTTGGGAGGGATAATAGGTTCAGGCTGGCTGTTCGCTGCGTATGCTGCGTCATCTATAGCAGGTCCTGCAGCTATAATCTCCTGGATCATCGGTGGTGTCATTGTGCTCATCATTGCAATGAACTATGCTGAGCTCGGTGCAATGATACCAAGATCCGGGGCTATAGTGCGATATGGACAGTATTCGCATGGAAACATGGCAGGATACTTTATGGCGTGGGCTTATTTTTTATCCGCAGTGTCAGTGCCGGCAATTGAGGCCGAGGCAGTTATTGAGTATGCAAACCCATATATATCGGGCGGGTCATTGCTTTACAACGGAGTTGTACTGCAGCCGGTGGGTATTTTCTTTGCCGCTTTGCTCATGGTGTTCTTCTTCTTCCTTAATTACTGGGGAATCAGAATAATGGGAAAAACAAACACCGGAATGACATGGTGGAAAATGATACTACCCCTTGTTACGATACTCTTATTGGTAACTGTGAGATTCGATGTTGCAAACTTTATCACCCTGGGTTCTGGAGCGACCACAAGCTCCGGTTTCATGCCATACGGATTTGCACCTGTCATGGCCGCTGTTGCCACGTCGGGCATTGTGTTTTCATTCCTTGGGTTCAGGCAGGCACTGGATTATGGTGGTGAGTCAAAAACACCACAGAGGTCCATTCCGATTGCCACAATAGGTTCAGTGCTCATTGGAATACTCATCTATGTGCTGCTTCAGGTTGCCTTCATCGGAGCTATAAACTTCTCCAGCCTTCATATATCCGCTGGACAATGGAACCTGCTCGCTCCGCTCGCAAATGGAAGTTATACTGGTGGTAGTACTGGTCCAATTGCCAGCCTTAATAGTGCACCGTTTGCGTCAATAGCCTCGTCTGTGGGACTCGTGATGCTAACATACGTGCTGTTCGCGGATGCGTACGTATCTCCGAGTGGGACGCTTAACGTGTATCTGGGAACATCCATGAGGACTCTATACGGCACCGCAGCACTTGGCTACTTACCCGAACCTCTCCTGAAAGTGGATGAAAAGAGGAGGATACCCGTGATGCCGCTGGTAATATCGCTCATAGTCGGAATAATATTCTTCGCTCCTTTCCCGAGCTGGTATAAACTCGTTGGCTTCATTACCAGCGCCACGGTATTCACCTATCTCATAGGCGGGCCAGCTCTCAGATCGCTCAGGAGAAACGCTAAGGAACTCAAGAGACCGTTCAACCTTCCCGGTTCGGCTATACTCGCGCCTCTTGCATTCATTGGTGCATCACTGATCGTTTACTGGTCTGGATGGCCACTGGTCGGAGAACTTGCCATAGCTATATACCTTGGTCTCATAGTTTACGCTATCTTCTACTTTGCAAAAAAGAAAGGCGATACAACAAGAAAGGATATACACACCTCTAAATTCATCAAAGCCGGTTTGTGGGTGCCCGTGTATATTGTTGTACTTTCCATAGAGTCTTTCCTTGGAGAGAGCGCCTATGGAGGAAACAATTATGTACCCTATCCATACGACCTGTTCATGGTGATCATCGTGGCGATTATCTTCTACTTCTGGGCAGAACACAGTGGAATAAGAACAGAGGAGATCCAGGAAATTGTAACCCTCGACTCACAATTCCTGAAACCAGAAGATGAGCCATTCAGTGCTCGCGGAGGTGAGTAA
- a CDS encoding Transposase encodes MNSYTRKKTINGREYFYEMTPYWDREKKKIRYHSRYLGVQKEKGIEKARMHLPRNIFVYGPFIPVLRIIREMGIEKILDSMFGKEDRNTILVLAAARAIRSLPMDLVHTWYEGTYLAREYPCDPSSQRISRLLEDIGNSNIPDRFFSAFSSRMKAESSLLYDITTIASYSGNSMFEYGHAKDHGDLPQINLSLVMERRRSLPILFEIYPGSIVDVSTLRVTVERIRNLVTGVVIILDRGFFSLDNLKVLHEHEYIISATYSRKEVKHVFSAGMRRLDSADNTILYSGRPIFAMHVDFTIDGLGLEGYLYHDLDLEARERTNFHRHIREVMDTIEKTKPKEKKPAQIAQVRSMAGEYYRYIRTTVKDGKYHAQARNNAISQRENRMGRFMLVYRGKYGPIECLDLYRDKDRVEKAFEILKSDLDIFPLRERKPSTIRGLVFILFLSLIVRLSMRRMLGESGLNRKYSMDRVFLELEKLQMMEIDGKMIERERTRKQGEILEALQSVTCT; translated from the coding sequence TTGAACAGTTACACAAGAAAGAAGACGATCAATGGCAGGGAATATTTCTACGAGATGACGCCATACTGGGACAGGGAGAAAAAGAAGATCAGGTATCACAGCAGGTACCTTGGCGTGCAGAAGGAAAAGGGCATTGAAAAGGCCCGGATGCACCTGCCCAGGAACATCTTCGTCTACGGCCCCTTCATACCCGTGCTGCGAATCATCAGGGAGATGGGCATTGAGAAGATCCTTGATTCAATGTTCGGGAAGGAGGACAGGAACACTATCCTGGTACTTGCCGCTGCCCGGGCAATAAGGTCACTCCCCATGGATTTAGTGCACACATGGTATGAGGGAACCTACCTGGCCAGGGAATACCCATGTGATCCATCTTCGCAGCGCATATCCCGCCTGCTGGAGGACATAGGTAACAGCAATATACCGGACAGGTTCTTCTCCGCCTTCTCATCACGCATGAAGGCGGAATCCTCTCTCCTGTACGATATAACGACCATTGCATCGTATTCCGGAAACAGCATGTTCGAGTATGGTCATGCAAAGGATCATGGCGATCTTCCCCAGATCAATCTATCCCTTGTAATGGAGAGGAGAAGATCCCTGCCCATACTGTTCGAGATATACCCGGGGAGTATTGTGGATGTTTCCACCCTAAGGGTAACAGTGGAAAGGATCAGGAATCTCGTCACCGGAGTTGTGATCATCCTTGACCGCGGCTTCTTCTCCCTTGACAATCTTAAGGTACTCCACGAACATGAATACATAATCTCTGCAACGTACTCAAGAAAGGAGGTAAAGCATGTATTCTCCGCCGGCATGAGGAGGCTGGATTCCGCAGATAACACAATCCTCTACAGCGGCAGGCCCATATTCGCGATGCATGTGGATTTTACCATTGACGGTCTTGGCCTGGAGGGGTACCTCTACCATGACCTTGATCTGGAAGCACGGGAAAGAACCAATTTCCACAGACACATCAGGGAGGTCATGGATACCATTGAGAAAACGAAGCCGAAGGAGAAGAAACCTGCCCAGATCGCACAGGTCCGGTCCATGGCGGGAGAATATTACAGATACATAAGAACCACGGTGAAGGACGGGAAGTACCATGCACAGGCAAGGAACAATGCCATATCACAGAGGGAGAACCGCATGGGCCGTTTCATGCTGGTCTACAGGGGGAAATACGGTCCAATTGAGTGCCTTGATCTCTATCGGGACAAGGATCGTGTGGAGAAAGCCTTTGAGATCCTGAAATCAGATCTGGACATATTTCCTCTCAGGGAGAGGAAACCTTCCACCATAAGGGGCCTTGTGTTCATCCTTTTCCTCTCACTCATCGTGAGGCTGTCCATGAGGAGAATGCTGGGTGAATCAGGGCTCAACAGGAAATATTCCATGGACAGGGTATTCCTTGAACTGGAGAAGCT